GTACGCCGGAGCGAATCCATGATTTTCCATGAATTTTGCAATTTGTCCCGATGAGACAagaagagaatatatatatatatatatatatatatatatatatatatagttcgactataatatttttgaaaccGTAAAAGAATTGattcttgtgaattttttaatctttggagATCTTTGATAATTTCTAGAAAAAGAGAGGAGGGAGTCCATTGGATGGGCCACATGGTGTCCATCTGCATCTTGAtgcctataaaatttttgtcccaatTTTTGAATGTTGgattaattttacttttctaaagggattattaaattttaggaGAGATAACTAAATTCTAATTGCTATTATCTCAATCCTACCAACTCTTTTATATTTTCGAAACTATAGTAACTCTAcacactctctctatatatagagtaagaCTTGTGTGCTATGAGGAGCACGGAGATAATCGTAGTCCTAAGCTGTTTTCTATGATAGGACTTTCAAAACGACGATCGTTTCTATAAGAGTTGATTTAGCATATTTGAgatatttacaaaatattttttgcaaattttcaatattatttatctaatggTCAAAacgattcaaaatcaataatttttaataattgatgtatgccatttgcaagtttaacggtataaagtattcaaattagatgaaattttaataaaaaattatttatactatttattgtaagatcaatatctctaatcgaaaattttagtattatatcatcactttttgtgagatttttattttcagccgttgattttgaaccctttcgatcgttaggtaaatgatactgaaaaatcgcaaaatttattttccaaatatttcaaatatgctagatcaagtttaacagagtgAATCATCGATTCataagctccatcatcgaaaattgtttaggagcatggaggcctccgtactcttAATAACACACAAgatctattttatatatatatatatatagagagagagagagagagagagagagagagatttgggctagaatactattaatactaTTTGCCCCCTTTTGCTATCAAAGttttaaccattagatcaagccctttgatcatttctaactatcggattaaatattataaccaagaggggaccactcaaccatAGGGAGACCATTCAATtctaagggactaatatcataCTAATCCTACAATTAGCAAAAAATaccaaatactatcaatagtattccagcctaactctctctctctctctctctctctcgacagTATCCCAGcctgactctatatatatatatatatatatatataggactagaatttgcaatttttgaaggAGACTTTTGGTCTTACTGGAATAATTGACTTGAGAAGTGCTTTAGAAAAGTTATTAAAAGAAACACAAgcaataatttaattacaaaagtttCATTTGGACTTGATCAATAATTGACTTGAGAAGTGCTTTAAAAACGTTATTAAAAAAACACACAAGcagtaatttaattacaaagtTTCATTTACTATAAGTTTGTAGAATCATAAATTCTAAACGAAAGCTTTAGGTGTTACGAAGATTTGTTGCTGccgtaaaattttttaaacttttgtttTGCCAAATATctgattcttattttttaaaacctaTTTGGCCAGTGTATAAACCGTACAAAATAATAGAATGCTTTGGAGCACCTGTGTCCCtgctagggctggcaaacgagcgagccggctcgcgttcgactcgtgttcggctcgatattcggctcgctcgagctcgactcgaaattaaatgagccgagcttgaacaaaataaaaggctcgaaattcatttcaagccgagcttgagtattactcggctcgttcgaattaggctcgaaaagctcgacagctcgaatatatatatatatagagttgagctggaatgctatcagtagcaaacgggctccgttgtcacccatttgttttcgatgatgaagccctcaaatcgacgatcggcaccgttgagcATGATCTATattacttgaagtatctagaaattaaatttcaaatattttcgatatcattgacctaatgatcaaagggtttcaaaatttgtaattttaatggtcgatgtgaggtgttttctcgtttaacggtgtaaaactatccaaatcaattgaattttggttagaaaattctttaaactatttagaaaagaTCTACAcccgatcttgattacaaatctatcatcactttttaaggATATCATTTCAGcgcgttcatttttacgcccacttgatgaacgAGAGAACAATAcggaaaaacatgaaatttgatttctagatacttcaagtgtatagatcattttcaacggtacgcgatcgtcgatttggagctccattcatcgaaacaaatgggttggcaacggagcccgtttgctaccgatagtattccggctcaactatatatatatatatatacatatattatatactatatatatatatatatatatatatatatatattatatattagaattagctggaatactattaatagtaaaacactcttttgctactcaagtttttaactcttggatgaaaaattgtaggtcgggatgatattagtcgattagagttgagtggtctccctagggttgagtggtcccactgggttatagtatttaatccaatggttaaaataatgaaaagagttgattcaaaaggctaaaaaactgtagcaacaatgggattttggcTACTAAtaatagcccagtccaactctatatatatataatgtattttaattatatatatctttaattaatttggccattattgttggcccataaaaaataaaccaacaagtacaaccgtgcattGAGCCCAACGCTaaattacataacacactctctctttcagacttttactattgcacataaccctaaacatgataacattcaaattcccaaatccccaattttttccctctctctctcctctcctctaaATCCTCACCTAGTCAGGCAGTccccctagctcacatttcttacaattatttgatttgaactaTTGAAATGTTACATCAAATTAtagtaatgttctataaaaattaaactattgattatataatgttgaCAATTCAATCGGTCgcttagagctcgagctcgctcgactcgaaattaggctcgctcgagctccggctcgaattaatttcaagcgcagcttgagcctagatttagtcgaaattaattcaagcgaatttgagctgacataagctcgctcgagctcgctcgtttccacccctagtccCTGCTtattgatataatatatatatatatatatatattagtatatatatatatatatatatatatattttataataaatgatCATAGTTACTTGAATCTAAATTCATTTCAATTTAGCCATTTGGatcctaaattttaatttatatttttcacaataATCGGTCGATaggtaattaaaataaattaaaaaattacataattagTTCTATGTTTAAACTTTGGATTCATTTGAAACTGGCTACACCAACTTCAACACTTTTTATTgtaacctctttttttttaattaagtcaTCTTagtaaaaacaaattaaaacaaTATCAAATTCAgtcattaatttattaattttttggttttaattACCTTTggcaaagaaaattaaaataactaaataataatagataataaaattattaaagtttttaaaaagcAGTACGTGTTAAACTTGAAGCCCACAACTTGTCAGAGGCCCAAATTCTCGTGCCATTAACTTCTAAGGCCAGCTTTGGATGCCGCAGTTAGTTATTTGATAATAACTTACTCGGTATGAATAATTAAGAGACAGAAATttatgcattatttttttttgaagaatttGGCATCTGtgatttgatataattttaCAAAGTAATTCTTTTTCATCTAAAATAGTTACTTGAAGATCAAATATaatattctattttaaatatttaatcatacttttaacttttaattatattaaaaaattatattaaaataaaatatattatgaaatataaatatataataagttattattatgGTATCCAAGATTCCAAGTCCAAGGGGCACACAAGGTTAAAACAATTGTAACCTTTAAAACGGCTTCAGTAAAATTCAAGGAGTTGTCGCGTACCTTTCCCACTTTTCTATAGTGATGCGGCTGCTCAACGGCACGATGCATGTATGATGTTCCGCAGTACTACTAGCCTGTGGGCCCCGCCATTACTTAACTCTACAGAACGCATCCGGCCAATCAGATCGAACTATTCCGCCCAACCCACCTTACAAATTCCCGTCACGAAACCCCAAATTCCGACTCCCTCTCGgatcgccggcgccggcgccggcgccgaagCAGCAGCGATGCCGCGGTGGCTGAGCGTGACCGCGGGGCGCGACCGCTGCTACCGCCGATCGTTCACGGCGGCGGGGCTCCGGCCGTCCACGACCGGGCTCGGCGACGGGGCCACCGTGCACCTCTGGCTCCCCCGCCGGCCGGACCCCTCCCGGCCCGCCCTCCTCCTGCTCCACGGGTTCGGCGCCCTCTCCACGTGGCAGTGGGCCCCCTACCTCCGGCCCCTCACCCGCGCCGGGTTCGACCTCTACGTCCCCGACCTCGTCTTCTTCGGCGGCTCCTCCACCCCCGCCCCGGCCCGCTCGGAGTCCTACCAGGCGCAGTGCGTCATGGCCGCCATGGACGCGCTCGGCGTGGCCCGCTTCGCCTTGGCCGGGGTCAGCTACGGCGGCTTCGTCGGGTACCGCCTCGCCGCCATGTACCCGGCCGCCGTCGACCGGGCGGTGCTCATCTGCGCCGGCGTCTGCCTCGAGGAGCGCGACCTCGCCGCCGGCCTCCTCGCCGTCTCCGACGTCGCCGAGGCCGCCAGCCTCCTCCTCCCGCAGCGCCCCGACAAGCTGCGCCAGCTCGTGAACCTCACCTTCTCCCGCCCGCCCCCGCTCATGCCCAATTGCTTCATCCGAGATTACATTCAGGTACCACGCATCTCTCGTAATTTAGCCTCGTCCACGGCCGTGGCTATGCGTATTATGCTCTTGTACTAATATTAGCCTTATAATCTGGTGAAAACATAAGAGAGAATTATAATGATTCCGAAGCTTCTGAAGTTTTCCACGGTTCGTGCAGCAGTCGCGCTCCGTGATCGGCCGATAGTTAGCTTATCCGTTCGATTTGTGGCAAATGACAGGTTATGTGCACGGAGTATGTGAAAGAGAAAACAGAGTTGCTGCATTCTTTAGTCAACGGCAGAAAACTTTCCGATCTTCCTACAATAACGCAGGTATTCAGTTTTATATTATGCAGAAGAAACTCGCTCCTCACATTAGACCTGCATTCATTTGGAGCTTGCGCCTCTCTCACTCGACATCTTTGCATGCCGGTTTTTAACATCACAGGTTTCATTTTTGCAGCCAACCTTGATAATCTGGGGAGAGGAGGATCGTGTGTTTCCCCTAGAGCTTGCTTTCAGATTAAAGAGGTATAACCAGTGACTCATTGGTTGTCTACAGGTTTTTTTCAACTTTGAAAGTACACTTATTAATCTTCAGGCATTTGGGGGAGAAATCTCAACTAGTAATCGTCAAAAATGCCGGGCATGCGATTAATCGCGAGAAACCGAGAGAGGTTTGCAAGCTTATAAGAAACTTCTGCGTTGATTCCTCTGTAAAAGTCCGCGACAGGCACAAGGTACGAGACTTATTCTTATTATGTTTATTCAATGAAGCAGTGCGAGGGGCAGACGTCAGAGATGAAGGCAAGACCTGAATGGGGGTTGCAATGGAGCAAACTTTTTGTGCAATCCAAATTATCAATTTGAATCCTCTTTTCAAACAATTGTACTCACTCATTTGTATTCCTTAATTCATAGGTAACATGGAGTAACGTCATAAGAAGATTTGAGCGTTCAAGATTGAGGAGGATTGATTCTGGGCGCCCGCTGCTTTA
Above is a genomic segment from Ananas comosus cultivar F153 linkage group 15, ASM154086v1, whole genome shotgun sequence containing:
- the LOC109721020 gene encoding uncharacterized protein LOC109721020 isoform X1 codes for the protein MPRWLSVTAGRDRCYRRSFTAAGLRPSTTGLGDGATVHLWLPRRPDPSRPALLLLHGFGALSTWQWAPYLRPLTRAGFDLYVPDLVFFGGSSTPAPARSESYQAQCVMAAMDALGVARFALAGVSYGGFVGYRLAAMYPAAVDRAVLICAGVCLEERDLAAGLLAVSDVAEAASLLLPQRPDKLRQLVNLTFSRPPPLMPNCFIRDYIQVMCTEYVKEKTELLHSLVNGRKLSDLPTITQVSFLQPTLIIWGEEDRVFPLELAFRLKRHLGEKSQLVIVKNAGHAINREKPREVCKLIRNFCVDSSVKVRDRHKVTWSNVIRRFERSRLRRIDSGRPLL
- the LOC109721020 gene encoding uncharacterized protein LOC109721020 isoform X3 produces the protein MPRWLSVTAGRDRCYRRSFTAAGLRPSTTGLGDGATVHLWLPRRPDPSRPALLLLHGFGALSTWQWAPYLRPLTRAGFDLYVPDLVFFGGSSTPAPARSESYQAQCVMAAMDALGVARFALAGVSYGGFVGYRLAAMYPAAVDRAVLICAGVCLEERDLAAGLLAVSDVAEAASLLLPQRPDKLRQLVNLTFSRPPPLMPNCFIRDYIQVMCTEYVKEKTELLHSLVNGRKLSDLPTITQVSFLQPTLIIWGEEDRVFPLELAFRLKRHLGEKSQLVIVKNAGHAINREKPREQCEGQTSEMKVTWSNVIRRFERSRLRRIDSGRPLL
- the LOC109721020 gene encoding uncharacterized protein LOC109721020 isoform X4, with the protein product MPRWLSVTAGRDRCYRRSFTAAGLRPSTTGLGDGATVHLWLPRRPDPSRPALLLLHGFGALSTWQWAPYLRPLTRAGFDLYVPDLVFFGGSSTPAPARSESYQAQCVMAAMDALGVARFALAGVSYGGFVGYRLAAMYPAAVDRAVLICAGVCLEERDLAAGLLAVSDVAEAASLLLPQRPDKLRQLVNLTFSRPPPLMPNCFIRDYIQVMCTEYVKEKTELLHSLVNGRKLSDLPTITQVSFLQPTLIIWGEEDRVFPLELAFRLKRHLGEKSQLVIVKNAGHAINREKPRECEGQTSEMKVTWSNVIRRFERSRLRRIDSGRPLL
- the LOC109721020 gene encoding uncharacterized protein LOC109721020 isoform X2 produces the protein MPRWLSVTAGRDRCYRRSFTAAGLRPSTTGLGDGATVHLWLPRRPDPSRPALLLLHGFGALSTWQWAPYLRPLTRAGFDLYVPDLVFFGGSSTPAPARSESYQAQCVMAAMDALGVARFALAGVSYGGFVGYRLAAMYPAAVDRAVLICAGVCLEERDLAAGLLAVSDVAEAASLLLPQRPDKLRQLVNLTFSRPPPLMPNCFIRDYIQVMCTEYVKEKTELLHSLVNGRKLSDLPTITQPTLIIWGEEDRVFPLELAFRLKRHLGEKSQLVIVKNAGHAINREKPREVCKLIRNFCVDSSVKVRDRHKVTWSNVIRRFERSRLRRIDSGRPLL